One Gossypium arboreum isolate Shixiya-1 chromosome 13, ASM2569848v2, whole genome shotgun sequence genomic window, ACTGTATTTTGCAACTAGTACGATTGTTAAAGATCTTTTCCCTTTCTAAGGATTAGCTACTAATATAATCtgttaacaaatttttttttttttcatattgtcATGGGGCTTAGAACAATTTGATCCTTGCCATTATTCTAACAGTGGATCTGTTGAGCCTTCTATCCTTTAGAGGTTGGTGAAAATGCCCTGGGATCTTGTTGACTCTTAGCTTTAGAACCTATTCGCATACGTGAATTAGAGGGAATGAAATCTAAGTGTCTTACCAAATCACCCCCTAGCTTTTGAGTGCATGTCTGTCTGGTTTCTGAAGATACACTAGTAATGTTTTACTGTCTCCTTCTCTAACCCTTTGGACAGTGTTCTAAGATGATTGATCCTCCAAACTTTTATTGTAACTCTGCCACAACGGCATTAGTATTAATCTACTTTTAGAATGAACCTTAATTTTTGCTTGATATTGGCTTAGTTTTTGTATGATAATTAGAAAGATAATTTCCTTTTAACTTATGTCTCCTTGTTCGCTGGTGCCAAGATCAAATTTTTGGACTATAAAAAACCATAAAGGACAAAGTTCTTATCTTTTTCTTTAATATTTCTTAAAATGACAATTCACCAGTGGCATTTACCAGAGATGCATGTTTTTTGGTGGTTAGTTCTGGCTGGGCATTGGTGGTGGAGTGTTTGCTGATGGCagcttgtgattttgttgcaGTTGAACACAGCTGTTAGTAGACCAAGAGGCTCAGGGATAATTGGTGATAGGGGATCCCGAGAAAGTGAGTTTATTTATCTCATTACTTTCTTCTAGTAGTCAGTGATGGTTGATATTTTTTGAGGTCCAATCTTTTTTGGATTTATTTATTGTAGAAGCTTTTCATGTGTTTTATTTAGCATCAGTGCTGATTGTTGAACTTTGACATAAGCATCCCCCTGCCTATTTGAAGTGTGGAGTGTAGCTGTTTGATTCCTATGCTTTAATGGAAAATTATGTTCAAGTTCAGGAAAACTACCAAGTGATATAAGAAAATAAGACATCCCTGGATCAAGGGGAATATATATCAACAATTAGATTGAGTTAACCATTGTCATAGAGTTTTGGGTTGTTAATGATTTAACagctagaaaaaaaaaagatagaacACGGGTTATTTGTATCAGGATTATGATTTGAGTTATTTGGTGGAAGCTCATTATTTGTAATATTTGATAAGACTCCAATATGTTTAAGAGTATAAATGCTTAGGTGCCGTGGGCATGCCTTCACTGTGACACAGTCAAGCAGAGACATGCAAGAAGTGCATTACACTAGCTTTGTTTCCCCCCTGccatcctttttttctttttcctgttTCATATGATAATtaaatcattaattttttataaatttaacctAAGCATCTCAGTTGTGAAATTCATTGATATGTTTGAAGTTCTGAATACCCTTTGTGCCATGACATGAATTTCTTGTCACCATATTTATGAGACAGAATAATTGGTTACTGATTGAAGGAAGACGTTTTGTTCTTTGATAGCATATGCTTGTTACATGATTTGTGGAAATCCATTTCTGATGATGCTAACCTCCATTAAAATTCATTTTGATGATGCTAACCTCTGTCAAGCTGTGGAAATTCCATTTGCCACTGTCTTGGAATTTATTATATGCAGCTCTAAGCAAGACATTTGAAGGAATCCGATCCTggtagacaaaaaaaaaaaaagagtttaaatATAGCATTGATAGCGCTCTCTTAGTTCATGGCATCTATGGTACTAATTGGTTAAAATGTTGGATTGTATTATTGTTGTTCACAGAGTTATTAGTCAAACCTCTTATAATCTACATTTAATTGTCCATGTGGCATTAGGACTCTCAAAATCTTCTACACTTTTCCCCTGCCCTTTAGCTAACATTTCTCTATCTCTCGTTTAGTCTCATTTTAAGTAGTATGATCGGATTGAGTTAGTGAAGTGTCAAATTTGCAAGTTGCAATTTGGTACTCCTTCCATCTTCAGAGTGAAGTGAGGCATCGATTCCCACAAACAGACAGATATACATCTATAATTTGATTTTTATGTATATCTAATAAGcgtaaaatatataaaactaaaGAGTTTGATCCATTCCATTGCCAAATGTGTTCCATAATGATGCATTATCATAATTAATAGTCATCATCTGACCCTAGGGCAATGTTTCCTTTTCGACCATTTATGACAAAAAGTGTCATGATCTGTATTACCATTATTTCTCTTGTTGGAATCAATATCTTAAGCACAAGGACCCTACATCATCAAAGTGAGTTCAACAACTATACAGGCAAACATACTGACATATGTGTCATTATTCTGACCACGTTGTTTCCCTTTAAGGTTCATCTGTTGCTGAGTGGGCACAAGGGGAGGAATTTCCTTACTGGCTCGACCAGCATGCTCTTGAAACTGAAGGTATTCCTGAACGCTGGTCATCACAACCATCAACCAATTTGGATCCGAAGCATCTCCTCAGGACATCCTCATACCCTGAGCCACATCAGCAGCAACCACAACAACGCCACCATCTACATTTCTCTAGCGAACCTATTCTGGTTCCAAAATCTTCCTACACTTCATACCCTCCCCCTTGTGGCAGGTCTCCTCAAGCTTCACCAAATCAGCAACCTGGTCATCTGAATATTCCATATATGGTTGGTGGATCACAGATGACATCTTCTCCAGATCTCTCTTCCTTCTCTAATTCTCAGCCTCAAATGCCAGGTTTGCATCATGGGTCACATTATGGTGGGAATATGAATCATTTGGTTCCTGGTCTGTCTGTCAATAGTCGTGCATCGGATCAATGGGGGAGCCAGCCCAAATTATATGGTGGAGATGGTTCAAGTGTTTTGAACAATATGTTGCAGCAACAGTTATCTCATCAAAACGGTTTGATTCCGCCTCAATTAATGCCCCACCTACAGGTGCACCAGCAGAGACTGCAACATCCTGTTCAGCCATCATTTAACCGTTTGCCAGGGATTCAGTCACAACTGTTTAATCCTCATCTTTCTCTGTCCTCACCTCCAATGAACCAGTTTGAAGCTGTACTTGGTATTGGTGATCTTAGAGATCACAGACCTAAATCAGCTCATAAAGGAAGGCAAAATCCACGACTTTCTCAGCAGGGTTTTGATATTGGATGGCCTCAATTTAGATCCAAATACATGTCACCTGATGAGATTGAGGGCATTCTTAGAATGCAGCTTGCTGCAACTCACAGTAATGACCCATATGTGGATGATTATTATCACCAGGCTTGTCTTGCAAGAAAATCTGCAGGGGCAAAGTTGAGACATCATTTCTGCCCAACTCATCTTAGGGATCTTCCCCCCCGAGCACGTGCAAATGCAGAGCCACATGCTTTTCTCCAGGTTGATGCTCTTGGGAGGGTTCCTTTCTCTTCAATTCGGAGGCCTCGTCCTCTTCTGGAAGTTGACCCTCCAAATTCATCTGCTGTCAACAACAATGATCAGAAAGCTTCTGATATGCCCCTGGAACAAGAACCAATGCTTGCTGCTAGAGTTACAATTGAGGATGGTCTATGCCTTCTTCTTGATGTAGATGATATTGATAGGTTTTTACAGTTTAATCAGTTACAGGATGGTGGAGCACAGCTGAGACAAAGACGGCAGGCTTTGTTGGAAGGGCTGGCTGCATCACTTCAATTGGTTGACCCTCTTGGCAAGAATGGCCACACAGATGAGCTTGCTCAAAAGGACGATCTTGTCTTTTTACGAATAGTGTCCCTTCCTAAAGGCCGGAAGCTGCTTGCAAGGTACCTTCAGCTTCTTTTTCCAGATGGTGAGCTTATGCGGATTGTCTGCATGGCCATTTTTCGTCATTTAAGGTTCTTGTTTGGAGGCCTTCCGTCTGATCCAGGAGCAGCTGAAACTACTAGTAACCTTGCAAGGGTTGTTTCCTCTTGTGTTCATCACATGGATCTTCGTGTGCTTAGTTTCTGTCTTGCAGCTGTGGTTTGTTCCTCGGAGCAGCCTCCTCTTCGTCCTCTTGGAAGTCCCGCTGGAGATGGGGCATCTTTTATTTTGAAATATGTTCTTGATAGGGCAACAAAACTGGTGACTGATTTTAAAGCTGGTGGGAATTACAATATAAGCAATCAGTCCCTTTGGAAGGCCTCATTTGATGAGTTCTTTAACCTTCTTACCAAGTATTGTGTAAATAAATATGATACGGTAATGCAGTCCTTGCGTATGCAGGTCAAACCAAATATGGTAATTGATGAAGCAGATGCTACCAAAGCAATTAAACGAGAAATGCCAGTTGATCTGTTACATGCGTGTCTACCCCACATTAATGAGCAGCAgaaaaagctgatatgggatctCTCTCAGCGATCCATGCTTGTAGGACAGTCATGATAAAGAAATGATAGTGGGAGAAGCTTAAATTCAATCATGTTTAGACAGCCACATTGAAGTGATGCCATGTGCTGAAAGGAACACGCTTAGCTTATACCATTTCATCCCAGTGGCTGATGGCCATGATGGAGCACCCAAGATGGGTTCATTTCAGGTGAAGCGCTAGATAAGTTAAGGTCCTATTTTAGTTTTACTAGTTGAAGTGttttaatctttaaaaataaCATGCTTCTGCTTTTTTAGCAAAATATTGAAGTGGGTCTAGCTATTTGTATTTATGATAGAACCTTGCAGAGATTTTCCTTTCCTGGGGTTCTTTTTCATAGATTGGAGCTTATGTTGAAGATCCATTGTGAAATATGTGTATGGAGATGTAGTTAGTGTGTAGGGGGTTAAGTGCAGAAGATATCCCGAATTCCGactgtcaattttttttttttttttttgtttaaaggaGGTGGGATGGATCGTCTCTTAGTCTGTTGGAAGTGTCTCTGCGCGATATAGCAGATACTGAATAAACGGTCAAATAATGCCAGCATCATGGGAGGGGTGTGATAGCTTCAATTAAAATGCTAAGATTAGCTTTAATATTGGTAATGTCATTGCGTTTGATTCCttgtttttcttttacttttatggAGGAAAGATTGTTCATATCCTTCTTTGCCCTACACTGTGGCGTGTGTGTAATGGTGGTATAAATTATTTAGAGCCTTGAATTGCTCTGAACTGTTGCTAGTTAACTTTcaagtgtttatggatttatgtaTTGTCACTGTGCAGACTTTTAATATACAAGTGGCTTTTACTCACGTTTCGTGTTGGgtcaattatttatttttgacTAAATTATagtgtaaaaatttaaaaatataattttatatttttcttttaaatttaaaagtttaagttCATTGTTAATAttgttagaattattttatgttagtatgatattttaaaaataaaataaaataaacgtgATATCTGTGTAATAAAGAAATAACATTGTAACAGATCTAAATTTAATAAAGTATGATGTtaacaattcttaaaatttacattattattttagttaGAATAAAAcatttaatgatattataaaattgagatatcaaattatatcaaagttaaaatatatagattaaatcttaaatttgagCGAAATATGGAGGTACAATTGAAATCTAATCATTCTTTATAATTTGAAAAATCGAGAGGTTCACCTTGGGATGGAAGAAATGGACAATAGAATACTGATGTTAAGACGGTTGCTTCTATGGCAAAAACAAAAGATGAATAACCAGAACCAATGGAAGATAAATAACCAGAACCAATGGGTAAAAAAATAcctaatgagtatatatttaATGTTTCTTTACCACACGATGTCATCTAAATAAGAAAGTACACATATGGGTGATATAATTCCTTAGAGACAAAGAGATATCACTCCTTAACCAAAAAATATGCCGAGCTAAGCACCAAACAGATCACTTTGGACGCTACTACAAGAATCACATCCTTAATATTACACATTCAATTCCGTCATATCAAAAGTATGTCAATTATAACTAAAAACTACTTGCCAAATTCAGAGTTGAACCATCCTGTTCCATTAGGAATCGGACTGGACAAACCAGGTTGCTGGGGCTTATGGGGTTTTATAGATCGGCAAAATAGTGTTTGTAAATTCTACATGCAAAGAGAGCCGGTATCTGGTGCCGCATCAGATGATTCTGGCAGTATGAGAAACGGTTTGAAGACTTCTTACCCTAATAACATCGGATTCAGTAATCGCCTTCATCTATTATAGATGAGGAAAACCACCACTCCCCTGAGAAAGCCTGACAGAAGCATCACGAACTAGTTCAATTAACAGTTCATCAAGTTGTTCAAGAACACCGGAGTCTCGGAGTTTATGATAAATAGGGGCCATATAATCTGCCGCTACCTCTGCTAGCTTCCACAGAGAGAAACCAGCTGCAAGTTTCATAACTTCAAGAGCTAATTGTCTATCAGAATCCAAGCAAGATATAATGGTTGTGAAGCAAGCTTCTTGAACATCTTCCAAAATCCAAAACTCAGCCAGCCAGTACACTTCTACATAAGGTTTCAACTCGTATAGCCTTTCCTTGGTGTCCATGTTGTCCCACAAACATCCAAAGGGAGGATCTGGCAGCTTGCGACTATAAATCAATCGAACTAACTTGATTAATGCTTCCCAGCTCACAGGAACCTTGATGCTTTGTGAATGGCTGCAACAAATTGAACCTTTGCGGTGAACATAAACCAGACACAGTAATGAAAATACGAAGTAGCAAAACAAGGCACATAAATCATCTCCTGTTTTGAAAAAGAAATTCAACACGATATAAGAATCAAGAAACATCAAAATCAATACACTACCATGCAAAGCAATCAAGGAATGAGTGATTGGAACATCCAAAGTTACAGAGCGATTCCGATTATAAACAGGACAACATTGTTAAAGTGGTCAAAGAATCGCGACAGCAAGAACAGAGCGATTCCGATTATAAACAGGACAACATTGTTAAAGTGGTCAAAGAATACCGACAGCAAGATTCCTAAATCCCCTACACCTGAAATTCTTCTAAACTGGGACAACCCGGAAACAGGAATTGCCAAGCTAAATGTTGATGGAAGCTGGAATCAAAGAGAATGGAAGGCATGAACAGGCAGTCTATTCAAAGGAGAATGGGAAATTTGGACGAACTGGGACAACCTGGAAACAGGAATTGCCAAGCTAAATGTTGATGGAAGCTGGAATAAAAGAGAATGGAAGGCATGAACGGGAGTCTATTCAGAGGAGAACGGGAAAATCGGACGATTGGATACTTGTTTCTTAGGTGATTTTCCACTCGACTTGGCAGAACTTTGGGCAATCTATCATGCAACTAAAGTTGCAAAGAATATGGTATTTGAAAAAGTGGACATTTCAATCTGACTTGTTAAGTTCAATTTAGCCAAGTAAAATAATCAACGGGATTTGCAAAGAATAAATGGGAAAATTTTGGTTGAATATCAATCCATTTGTCAAATAATCAACATTAAAGAGGCTAACATACATTCAAACTAGTCCAAGTAAAATAATTAACTATTTAGCCACAGAAATGGAATAGTAAAACAATAACATAAAAGACAATAAAATATTAATGGGCCAATATAGAATAGAGAGATTTACCTAATTTTAGTTAACCCATAAACGAAAAATGTCATAATATTTCTAGGTTTTCAACCTATCTAATATTTGCTGCCAGCAACAATTAAGGCTACCATGCTCATGGACAATTCTTATATAAAGAAACACCTAAAATCACTTATCATGACAATGTatgcaaaaaagaaagaaaagatttTCAACATACAAAAAAGAAAAGCGAAGTGGTTTCTGCGAACCTTTCCTGCATTCCTGATAGAAACAAGGCTTGTAGATATTTACACCTTGATTGCAGGATGAATTTGTGAGCATGCATGTGTGGCAACAATAGAGAGCAAAAACTGCATGCCCAGGGCATTTTTTCTGTCTCTTCAGCTTCCAAGATTATATCCCTGAAACAAGAATATAACAACTTTGATTCACATTACAGAAACTTAAATGATCAGTAAACTGCAGATTAACAGTTCATTAGCATATCCTTTTGCTCGTGTACTTTCAAAATGTTATTTGCAATGGAGCCACTACATCAGATGCAAAAATTGAGATCATAATGACAGAAAATTATACTGACATAATGCAATAAGGGTATCACTAAGCAAAGAGAGACAGAGAAAGACACACGCGAACTGGAACCCCAAAGGGCCAAGAGCATCAGTGAAATCAGAGCTTGGAATTGGAGTACCCCACTGAGGTATCTTTCTGCAAAGCATTAGATATAGAGGTTGCATGTTACAAGACTTTGCTAGAGTTTTCAACTTCCTGGCAAGGTCTTCTCCAGCTTCAACATAACCAAAGTAAACATAGTCCAACAACTTTAATAGTGCCTGCTGATCAACCCGAGCAGAGAAACGAACTTCTTTTTGCAACATTGGGCAGCACTTCCTTGGAACATCTTTCACTAAAAAATTATCAGTTGTTTTTGCACTCCGAGGAAATTGCTCAGGAGGTAGCAATGATGGACACTGGACTGCAAGAATAATTTTGTGAACACTCACAGACTCGCCATTAGCAAAAAGGAGTTGCAGATCAGTATGCTCCTTGTCTTCAAGTGCTCTCCCAAAGCCTTTGTCATGTTTATTGGGAAAACCGTAAACTCCAAAATAACTAAGAATATTAGCAGCCAACCATCTTGGTCCAGGAGCAGATACATTATCTAAGACTTCTTGTACTGTCTTTATTAAATTAGATTTGATATGACTATGATCCGTATCAGAGGAATGCTGTACCAACTCAGCTAGTCCCCACAAACTGTAAAATAAAAGAGCATCTTTTCCTTCCCACTCTTCAGCAGTCATCCAGCAACATGTCCTCTCATAAAACACATTATGATAAAAATGAAGGGCAAAGCTTCTCCTGCTAGTACAAACTCCATTGCTCAAGCACCGTCTTATGGAAGTCACTAGTGTCCTTATTCCATCGCCTCTAGTAACATTTTTTTGATATTCTGGCAATCcagaataacaaatcaaacaaACCAATTCGACAACAGTTTTAGGAATGTTTGCTGAGCCAAAGTTGTTTGCAGATGATCCATAATCTAGTAAATACAGCAAGCGTTTCAGACACTCATTTCCCTTTATCTCTAGAACACCAGAAAGGATGAGCCTTACTTTTGATGCAATATATGTGCTGCTAGAATGCATCATAACTAAAACTGCTCTTGATGATGATTCACTTCTAGAGGTATCATCATTTTCAGAAATTTGGCATCCTTTGCAAATTGCTTCTACAAAAGACAAGCTATCAAAAAATATCAGCATAGGCAAGGAGAATATCTGAGTAAACTAAAAAAACAGAAATAATGAACACAACAGTATAAAAAAGATTATAAATAAAAACGTATATCAATATAGAATAAAAACATGAAATGCACATAACTGGATAGGCAAAACAAGAGTTTTTGATGAAGAGGAATATCACCATGCACATGTGATAAGCATGTCAATATAGAGCTCAGTTCGATCCGTGCTTGGTCTAAAATCTTTTCTACAGTGCACTGCAAGCCATCCAAAAATCTCCCATATGTATGGCCTTAGTGCAATAAGAAAATTAGTATCAAGGCCTTGCTGAGCAATAGAGATTCGTGCCTGAGGTGTCAAAGTGTGCTCCGATGCttgtttgtcaaaattttcaagaaGTAGATCAAGAAGAACTTTGTCAATCCCTTGCTCCCAAAAGTGATTGTGATGTTCTCCTGGCCAGCGAGTAATTAGAGCCAACCGACAGGCCTCATCTAGCAAAGACACCAGATCATTTACACCCTTTCCAGAGCCCAACCTCCATACTCTCATTCCTCCAATAATGGCTTTAATTAGAGGCCCAGAACATAAGCTTGTCATTTTTATGCATCGTTGTTCATCTGCCTAAGTAATGAAtgcaaaaaaattaaacaaacaaaacacacacacacacatttgtTGAGGATgtccaaaagaaaacaaattATAAGCATTACCACCAAATGTTGGGCAAGTCTAAATCCCTCTATTCTGACTGCCAGAGGCTCTGAGACATCCATGCAAGAAACCATCATTGTTAGAATTGTTTCCCCATTTCCCAGAAGCTCCTTGGCTACTTTATTGCATAAAGCTGGAACAAATAGGTGAGAAAAATGTTCAATCCAGATATTAAGGGATAAAACTAGCAAGTCAATGGATGTTTCATTACCTAAAGCAGAACATAATTTCAACACCGCAACTTTTGTAGAAAGATGAGATTTAATGCGAGAATCTTCTAAAACTTTGATCAAAATAGTATCCTTCCACACAAAATAACGAGATGGAGGCCACCGCCACAATATTGTATACAATAGTGAAACCATCTCTTGAAAATTCTCAATTGGCTGGGTGACACCAGGAAATTCccgaataatcctaataatttgAATGAGAGTCTTTGCTTCTTTGACCATCTCCCAAACTTGTTTCTCCCTCTTAACACTTAGATTGGAGAGGACCATGTTCAAAGCAGTGGCACAGGAAGTAGCAACTTCTAAGTTGTTGGAACATAATAATGATGACAAAGGGTTGATGAGATCTGTCAAGTACAATTGCATCATTGAACTGTTACTGCTGACCAACTTCACCACCACATTTACTGCCATGCCTACTATGGCTTCACTTTTACAATGCAGAATCCACACCAATGCCTCAACAATATCAGCTAGAGAATCCTGGATGTCGAAGCAAAACATGAGAACTATTTAAAGGAGGATAAATGGTGTGTGATACTTACTAACAAAGTAGACTCATATTTACCGACTTCTAAGGGTAGAAGTACATATGTCCTACAATCAAACACTGCAGCATAATTGAACACAAATAACCCCTGAAATAACAGTCATCAACTATTCATACATCCAAAGTTCAGGAAAACAAGGAAAAGaactaaaacaaaattttttttttttggggggggggggagaaTTTAAGGCAACATACCCTACTTCAGATATGTAATAATTACCTATATATGAGCAAGCCCAATATCCACAAAAGTGTTTTTGTTTCATAACGAAGTAATGGATTTACTTGCTACTTTTACTATTCTGCCTTTTGGTACttctttcatccacaaactatgAACCAAGAAAGCAAATACTTTAAAGGCAAAGTCAAATTTGAATGCAAATTGAGAGCAAATGGCTAAACTTTtccatttctaattattcaaaagaattatgttttcatatCCTAATAATACAAAAATCACAACCGGGCACTAATTTGCAGCAACATAGTGATTTTTCATAATAATCACATATAGAATTAATTCATAATCCCTTGAAAAGAACAACCTTGAGAAGCCGATGAGTCGAAGCATGCCCCGAAGAAGAATCAAGAAAAGCAGCAAGGGAACGAACCACATGCTTCTGAATTTCTAAATCCGTACACTTCCATTTCCTTTCTTTATCATCACTCACTCTGCCCATCAACGACCCGATTTGATAAATTGATCAGAAACCcctcaaaaaaataattttattaataaatcatCGAAACCATTAAAAGGGGAGGGGTAAAATTACCTGGTGGTACCAAGACTTAAAGCATGTTTGAGACGTTGATGAAGGGTATGTAAATGGTCAGTGCTGCTGCCTCCTCTACTGTTATCTGCAGCTCTCCGTTTTGATGATCCCATTAGTTTTGATGAtttcaattttcccaaaagaaatttcTAGGAAAAGATTGGTAGGTAATAATAGTTCAATTTCttcatttcacaattttaataataaaacttTATGAAGGAAGAAGCTTACTAAAAGGGCGGTTTTAAGAGCTTCTAGAGAATTGCGGGAAGAGAAGGGGGTTCAGGTTTGCTTTGGATatgtatttttaattcatttatcgtcaataaattatttgagtgaatttgaattaaatattattttatcaaatatttaaatttataaataacaattttaatatttttaatcattttaatatctaaattggtaaaaaaattatgaattcgTGTTTATTAaaacctttttaacatatataaaattaaaattataagcgCTTTAGAACCGTTGGATTCAGCTATTCAAATCTGTATGTGTATTTACGATTTAGACAATGGATATTTTAAAATCTAATTTTAATCAACAACCCGAATTGTAATCTCTACGCAAGTCCTTTGAACCAATTAGACTAAAGTTGCTCTAATGATGTTTTCTTTGTCCGCAAAACTCAAATCCAAAATATTACCAATAAgcaattatattttatattttaattataatcattcttcttacaaatttttatttcattttgttaggcaatttttttatgaaaaataagGTGCACCCCATTCAAATTAAATTATCTTAAATCTTGCTTTTCCCTCTAATCTTTTATTTAATTGCACACATTACTGTTAATAATTAGCTATTATTATCGATAATGTGTGAGTGTATAAGTAATACATATTATAACTTCACataaaaatttaagtttaaactttgaaaataatattttcaaataaaataatttctttcaatGAATCATAAACTGGATATAAAGATATTGTTGTTGAGCTTCGATGCTAATTTAACTTAGATATGATTATTTAGCGTAAATCTGTTGTGATTATACAAACAAGGTTTTCATTAAGTGATTGACTAGTTTTACAAGAATCTGTGGCAGATAAGTGAATATGGATATCTCACCATTGGACACATAACATAcctgatatgatatgatatagcCAATCTTTTCTTCCTTTGTACTACAATTGAATGTTCAGACTTCAGCATAGCTCTCTTCACAGCTGATCTGCCAGCTGAGGAAATTGTTGTAACACCCATGTTACAGCCCTGATGGCACCCTGTAATAAAAACGAATCCCCATTCATCATCAAATACAAGGAGATAATAACGATTCCATGTTATCTATCAATAATGGACAATTTACATGCACGTCTACATTTGATTTTGGTTTCCTTCTATTGGGGTATATCCGCAATACGATTATGTGTACACATGCTCCATTGTTTTTTCAAGTTGGTTCATATGTTAGGAGGGTAATTTTCATACCAAAGCTGCCTTCCCAGGTTTGATTGCAGGTTCAACAACGTCTCGTCCATAGCTGTTCAAACGGAGTTTGGACAGAATCTTTAGCCAAAATGTGTGAACACATTGAAGATATCAGTCAAAATGTGTta contains:
- the LOC108463939 gene encoding protein PAT1 homolog yields the protein MDASEDLKQFSDTDRGGAVFDASQYAFFGNDVLEEVELGGLDGDDEDLPAAGLDEEEFLFDQEEGGVLRALSDIDDLESTFSKLNTAVSRPRGSGIIGDRGSRESSSVAEWAQGEEFPYWLDQHALETEGIPERWSSQPSTNLDPKHLLRTSSYPEPHQQQPQQRHHLHFSSEPILVPKSSYTSYPPPCGRSPQASPNQQPGHLNIPYMVGGSQMTSSPDLSSFSNSQPQMPGLHHGSHYGGNMNHLVPGLSVNSRASDQWGSQPKLYGGDGSSVLNNMLQQQLSHQNGLIPPQLMPHLQVHQQRLQHPVQPSFNRLPGIQSQLFNPHLSLSSPPMNQFEAVLGIGDLRDHRPKSAHKGRQNPRLSQQGFDIGWPQFRSKYMSPDEIEGILRMQLAATHSNDPYVDDYYHQACLARKSAGAKLRHHFCPTHLRDLPPRARANAEPHAFLQVDALGRVPFSSIRRPRPLLEVDPPNSSAVNNNDQKASDMPLEQEPMLAARVTIEDGLCLLLDVDDIDRFLQFNQLQDGGAQLRQRRQALLEGLAASLQLVDPLGKNGHTDELAQKDDLVFLRIVSLPKGRKLLARYLQLLFPDGELMRIVCMAIFRHLRFLFGGLPSDPGAAETTSNLARVVSSCVHHMDLRVLSFCLAAVVCSSEQPPLRPLGSPAGDGASFILKYVLDRATKLVTDFKAGGNYNISNQSLWKASFDEFFNLLTKYCVNKYDTVMQSLRMQVKPNMVIDEADATKAIKREMPVDLLHACLPHINEQQKKLIWDLSQRSMLVGQS